One genomic region from Quercus robur chromosome 4, dhQueRobu3.1, whole genome shotgun sequence encodes:
- the LOC126723857 gene encoding protein transport protein SEC31 homolog B-like encodes MPVNSAVVQRSGMGSMQPHSPTQAASVQPTITPAAPPPTVQTVDTSNVPVHQKSVIATLTRLFNETSEALGGSRANLAKKREIEDNSRKLGTLFAKLNSGDISKNASDKLVQLCQALDGGDFSTALQIQVLLPTSEWDECNFWLATVKRMIKTRQNVRIN; translated from the exons ATGCCAGTTAATTCAGCGGTTGTTCAAAGATCTGGTATGGGTTCAATGCAACCACACAGTCCCACTCAGGCAGCATCAGTGCAACCCACCATTACACCTGCAGCTCCACCACCTACCGTACAGACAGTTGATACTTCAAATGTGCCag TGCACCAAAAATCTGTCATTGCAACATTGACAAGACTTTTCAATGAGACATCAGAAGCACTGGGAGGTTCACGTGCAAATCTAGCAAAGAAGCGTGAAATAGAAGACAATTCAAGGAAATTGGGTACCTTGTTTGCAAAACTCAACAGTGGGGACATATCGAAAAATGCTTCCGATAAGCTTGTTCAGCTCTGCCAGGCTTTGGATGGTGGCGATTTCAGTACTGCTCTTCAAATCCAG GTACTACTTCCGACTAGTGAGTGGGATGAGTGCAACTTCTGGCTAGCTACAGTAAAGCGAATGATCAAGACAAGGCAGAATGTCAGAATAAATTAA